A window from Kluyveromyces lactis strain NRRL Y-1140 chromosome E complete sequence encodes these proteins:
- the ECM21 gene encoding Ecm21p (some similarities with uniprot|P38167 Saccharomyces cerevisiae YBL101C ECM21 Non-essential protein of unknown function promoter contains several Gcn4p binding elements) translates to MSFFSSHLGSSSGKQKDGNRKRSSSIKQAFASILGASGSKSSGSTLSRSNSNGRSASVPSSNSARRASSRRPSGAYGTSAMPAGFSPMMAFGTPYSIYGYQDYGAPQNELAMSSEEGTDNEIDEDQGDSSLLDYSLGGNDSDGDLGNDIYTSSLQPSRFQSQPNRRMSNDDERGGPFSVVSDDEDDDEYDGPDNENDGDDEGDDDDFEENCLGRRITRVSTAFSATGSQISNTVVNRKKTAKTCLLNYLADRGLLRPRLLSSKNGVTFHVATSGDNIFLPTISPTDDEYLNHLSRLNDDDDDGAFGDALERLATRDPSEFSRSDVVPTGSHSTIFANRENESLATGNSEFASSNPVQSSLTEETGNGNTTNIEPTDSYTAMDDDSPAADSENIPYNIAVIMSLKKQMELSSVKAELYSRVRVYWSNGLPPDKMETEEYYTGGHLDWEFNTDNYNLYVGFSAADQELVIIENTQNLCRRKNFKNIQDFGDRPYLKKQKTKDNFLKDINEASDTNSCTFQPGDYIFIVPVVFANNIPETICLPSARVNYHFRCAAKVINSDNTDSANNDSTKSNDNDSGLSNNGTGSTLAFQSNSNDDSNPPSSAGDGTTSHFKFGGGKLFKKMKNHLHLPSYHGISKTDYQKMVYSHMALNLVRTPPLRSISTADKPIYINRIWTDSLSYEISFGQKYVPLDVEIPLKLKLVPLVKHLSVKRIRICVVEKITYVSKNLQYEFDQVELVANDPYSPYYPEFSSRRKPERILPLLEIRTRDKGGRAMKEEIVENCKSDNLLCYSTVRDENTNSNVEMVEALTIDTKLKFPKYKLLNKKSARSVPPYGIDEFTQLENIKSNSTSRRGSTTSGVIDFLSGRKSRKNSSISNNLDLPKPTTKFRTNSNLPIVNHTRLNEPKRGLYASSVNFSHINVKHKLEIMLRISKPDATDPTKQRHFEVLIDTPVHVVSELCTSDNLELPTYAMATMSHPDKDTTISFHEPLPSFEEAISVPNSPRVSPIGTPQLRATYDPDDLSIQQLMLSRASTQNVDDLQSASSVARRYSNIDEMMGQSGLTTARSPNPGPTVTFKESFMKQGMKAESSLEESLDSDSEDAEAILSDDEPPTYEEITPLM, encoded by the coding sequence ATGTCATTTTTCAGTTCACATCTGGGGTCGTCCTCTGGAAAGCAGAAGGATGGGAATAGGAAAAGATCTTCGTCAATCAAGCAAGCATTTGCATCCATCTTAGGAGCTAGCGGGTCAAAAAGTAGTGGTTCTACCCTTTCAAGGTCAAACAGTAATGGACGTTCCGCAAGTGTACCAAGCTCTAATAGCGCTCGTAGGGCATCTTCCAGACGGCCCAGTGGCGCATATGGCACTTCTGCTATGCCTGCAGGATTCAGTCCGATGATGGCCTTTGGAACGCCGTATTCTATCTATGGATATCAAGATTACGGAGCCCCACAGAACGAATTAGCGATGTCTTCGGAAGAAGGAACTGATAACGAAATTGACGAGGATCAAGGAGATAGCAGTCTGTTGGATTATAGCCTTGGAGGCAACGATTCTGATGGAGACCTAGGCAATGACATCTACACATCATCTTTACAACCGAGCAGATTTCAGAGTCAGCCTAATCGTAGAATGTCTAATGATGACGAACGTGGTGGACCTTTCTCTGTGGTAagcgatgatgaagatgatgatgaatatgaCGGTCCAGACAATGAAAACGATGGAGATGATGAaggtgatgatgatgactTTGAGGAGAATTGTTTGGGCAGGAGGATTACAAGGGTATCGACCGCTTTCAGTGCGACTGGTTCGCAGATCAGCAACACCGTCGTGAACAGGAAAAAAACTGCCAAAACGTGTTTGCTAAATTACTTGGCTGACCGTGGATTATTAAGACCAAgacttctttcttcgaaGAATGGTGTTACCTTCCACGTTGCCACTTCCGGTGATAACATATTTTTACCTACTATCTCGCCAACTGACGATGAATACTTAAATCATTTGAGCAGACttaatgatgatgatgatgatggtgCATTTGGTGATGCGTTAGAACGTTTAGCTACCAGGGATCCTTCTGAGTTCTCAAGATCAGACGTTGTTCCTACAGGAAGCCATTCTACAATTTTTGCGAATAGGGAAAACGAATCCTTGGCGACAGGAAATTCAGAATTTGCCTCTTCTAACCCGGTGCAATCATCGCTAACTGAAGAGACTGGTAATGGTAACACAACCAACATTGAACCAACAGATAGCTATACAGCCATGGATGATGACTCACCTGCCGCTGATAGCGAAAATATACCATACAACATTGCTGTTATAATGTCTCTCAAGAAACAAATGGAACTTTCAAGTGTAAAAGCCGAATTATACTCGAGGGTAAGAGTATACTGGAGTAATGGTCTTCCTCCTGATAAAATGGAAACAGAAGAATACTACACTGGTGGACATTTGGATTGGGAATTTAATACCGATAATTACAACCTATATGTTGGGTTTTCTGCAGCTGATCAAGAGTTGGTAATAATTGAAAATACACAAAATTTAtgcagaagaaagaattttAAAAACATTCAGGATTTTGGCGACAGACCTTATCTCAAGAAGCAAAAGACCAAAGATAATTTCCTCAAAGATATAAACGAAGCTTCTGATACCAACTCGTGCACGTTTCAGCCGGGTGAttatatttttattgtCCCCGTTGTATTTGCTAATAATATTCCTGAGACCATCTGTCTACCATCTGCTAGAGTAAATTATCATTTTAGGTGTGCTGCCAAAGTCATTAACTCGGATAATACTGATAGTGCTAATAACGATTCCACAAAAAGTAACGATAATGATAGCGGGCTATCAAATAATGGAACCGGCAGCACTCTGGCATTCCAATCAAATTCTAACGATGACTCAAATCCTCCTTCATCTGCTGGTGATGGTACTACAAGTCATTTCAAGTTTGGAGGTGGTaagcttttcaagaaaatgaaaaacCACTTACACTTACCTTCCTATCATGGAATCTCTAAGACagattatcaaaagatGGTATATAGCCATATGGCACTAAATCTTGTTAGAACTCCTCCGCTGAGATCCATTTCTACTGCTGATAAACCCATCTATATTAACAGAATATGGACTGATTCGCTTTCGTACGAAATATCATTCGGACAGAAATATGTCCCATTAGACGTTGAGATTCCTTTGAAACTAAAATTGGTTCCACTAGTGAAACATCTATCCGTTAAAAGGATAAGGATAtgtgttgttgaaaaaattacATATGTTTCCAAAAACTTACAGTATGAGTTTGATCAAGTTGAATTAGTTGCGAATGATCCTTACAGTCCATATTATCCGGAGTTCTCTTCTAGGCGAAAGCCGGAGCGTATACTACCATTGTTGGAAATAAGAACAAGAGATAAAGGTGGCAGAGCCATGAAAGaggaaattgttgaaaattgTAAATCTGATAACTTACTTTGCTATTCTACAGTCAGAGATGAGAACACGAACTCCAATGTTGAAATGGTAGAAGCATTGACAATAGACACTAAGCTTAAATTCCCCAAATATAAACTCCTTAACAAAAAGTCAGCACGGAGTGTTCCACCTTATGgtattgatgaatttacCCAACTAGAGAACATAAAATCCAACTCCACGTCTCGTCGCGGTAGCACAACATCTGGTGTAATTGATTTCTTATCGGGTAGAAAAAGCAGAAAGAATTCATCGATCAGTAACAATTTAGATTTACCGAAACCTACCACCAAATTCAGAACCAACTCTAATTTACCCATTGTCAATCATACCCGTCTAAATGAACCTAAACGTGGCTTGTATGCAAGCAGTGTCAACTTTAGCCATATCAATGTAAAGCACAAACTTGAGATAATGTTGAGGATCAGTAAACCTGATGCAACAGATCCAACCAAACAAAGACACTTTGAAGTTCTAATCGACACTCCTGTTCACGTTGTTTCCGAACTTTGCACATCGGATAATCTTGAATTACCCACTTACGCAATGGCCACAATGTCACACCCTGATAAGGACACAACCATAAGTTTCCATGAACCTTTACcaagttttgaagaagccATATCAGTTCCGAATTCGCCCCGTGTATCGCCTATCGGCACACCGCAATTAAGAGCAACCTACGATCCGGATGATTTATctattcaacaattgatgCTTTCTCGGGCTTCTACGCAGAACGTAGATGATCTACAATCTGCATCTTCAGTCGCTAGACGCTATAGTAATATTGATGAGATGATGGGTCAATCTGGACTAACTACAGCAAGATCACCAAATCCTGGACCGACAGTCACGTTCAAGGAATCTTTTATGAAGCAAGGAATGAAAGCAGAGAGTTCCCTAGAGGAAAGCTTAGATAGTGACAGTGAAGATGCAGAAGCCATACTATCCGATGATGAACCACCCACTTATGAAGAAATTACACCTCTCATGTAA
- the SFT2 gene encoding Sft2p (highly similar to uniprot|P38166 Saccharomyces cerevisiae YBL102W), translating to MSENNPEVNNLRDSLNRWNESRNAHSQGFNEGAKTIFASWADSINERAQDVYQRLPLTQQDLTANPEPEWFSLSRTERLSLFVCFILGAVACFTICVFLFPVLAVQPRKFGLLWSMGSLLFIFAFGVLQGPVAYMRHLTSRERLPFTVFFFVSCFLTIYFAAFTKSTLLTIPCAILELIAVIYYAISYFPFGGTGLRMISSIGLNQARGVLRI from the coding sequence ATGTCAGAGAACAATCCGGAAGTTAACAATCTAAGAGACTCATTGAATAGATGGAATGAATCACGAAATGCCCATTCCCAGGGATTCAATGAAGGGGCGAAGACGATATTCGCAAGTTGGGCAGACTCGATAAATGAAAGAGCCCAAGATGTGTATCAGAGACTACCGTTAACGCAACAAGACCTTACGGCAAATCCAGAGCCAGAATGGTTTTCGTTAAGTAGGACTGAAAGACTTTCTCTATTCGTTTGTTTCATATTGGGTGCTGTAGCGTGCTTCACCATTTGTGTGTTTTTGTTCCCTGTGCTTGCTGTACAACCAAGAAAGTTCGGTCTACTTTGGTCGATGGGATCTTTGTTGTTCATCTTTGCATTTGGTGTATTGCAAGGACCTGTTGCATACATGAGACACTTAACATCAAGGGAGCGTTTACCATTCACagtatttttctttgtctctTGCTTTTTGACCATTTACTTTGCAGCATTTACCAAGAGTACGCTTTTGACGATTCCTTGTGCAATTCTAGAGTTGATCGCTGTCATTTACTACGCAATATCCTATTTCCCCTTTGGTGGCACGGGACTTAGAATGATCAGTTCTATCGGATTGAATCAAGCAAGGGGAGTTCTCCGTATCTGA
- the RTG3 gene encoding Rtg3p (weakly similar to uniprot|P38165 Saccharomyces cerevisiae YBL103C RTG3 Basic helix-loop-helix-leucine zipper (bHLH/Zip) transcription factor that forms a complex with another bHLH/Zip protein Rtg1p to activate the retrograde (RTG) and TOR pathways) — MDFENDDLLDQFLQQNHNAHVGSSFGMRLSSSNTPVPMNIPGSHGELSLEPGLGTSASTNHTAHTSKYVINELPDSQSSFTNANVHNNIHLPQSRQQSITGQQIETGTVATSFMDEYLSPASRGESDRNQKQDFDHINLDETTKNLFDEPMFREHLQGSQATDDLVSNFTDDFVSSLGSSIHSDLMTPVSSYQPQPMNSFDSHSYNQLSSSLRSPSASYRGASQLSSSLRSNRGSQQFPTSSSLTSTPKDMNSSALTQDEKIRRRREFHNAVERRRRELIKAKIKELGTLVPPTLLHFDDFGKKVKPNKGTILKRTIEYMDCLKQVLEIQDAKKEELRKKIAELERKKSDLTNSSLLQSGAYPKTSQNYQHISKSESPITHHISSEQYQQQRHQQQQQQQQQQQQQQQQQQQQQQAHINNEYINDDEQYPERIIDSRTYPMLVKETNAGANAIHDDLQQFLSGTLMENEDNSKLMFSGRAENPVDLLLDFEE, encoded by the coding sequence ATGGATTTTGAAAACGACGACCTTTTGGATCAGTTCTTGCAGCAGAACCATAATGCACACGTTGGAAGTTCATTTGGCATGCGTCTGTCGAGTTCCAACACTCCGGTTCCTATGAATATTCCGGGGTCACATGGTGAACTAAGTTTGGAGCCCGGGCTTGGTACATCTGCATCCACGAACCATACGGCTCATACATCCAAATATGTCATTAATGAGCTACCGGATTCGCAGTCCAGTTTTACGAATGCCAATGTCCATAATAACATACATTTGCCGCAGTCAAGACAACAAAGTATAACTGGCCAACAAATTGAGACTGGAACTGTTGCTACATCATTTATGGACGAATACCTATCACCAGCAAGTAGAGGAGAGTCAGACCGGAACCAAAAGCAAGATTTTGATCATATTAATTTGGACGAGACCACCAAGAACCTTTTCGATGAGCCAATGTTTCGCGAACATTTGCAAGGCTCCCAAGCCACAGATGACTTGGTTAGCAACTTTACAGATGATTTCGTATCATCTCTGGGGTCCAGTATCCATAGTGACCTGATGACACCAGTTTCATCGTACCAGCCACAACCAATGAATTCGTTTGATTCCCACTCTTACAACCAACTGTCTTCAAGTTTAAGGTCTCCTTCTGCCAGTTATCGTGGTGCTTCGCAACTCTCATCGTCATTGAGAAGTAACAGGGGTTCGCAACAGTTTCCAACAAGTAGCAGTTTGACTTCCACGCCTAAAGACATGAACTCATCGGCTTTGACTCAAGATGAGAAAATACGTAGGAGAAGAGAATTTCATAATGCCGTCGAAAGGCGTAGAAGAGAGCTGATCAAAGCTAAAATAAAGGAGTTGGGGACATTGGTTCCACCAACATTGTTACATTTCGAtgattttggaaagaaggTAAAACCAAATAAAGGAActatattgaaaagaacaattgaatATATGGATTGCTTAAAGCAAGTTTTAGAGATTCAAGATGcaaaaaaggaagaactAAGGAAGAAGATCGCTGAACtcgaaagaaaaaagtCGGATCTCACAAATTCTTCTCTGTTGCAATCAGGAGCATACCCGAAAACTTCTCAAAATTACCAACATATTTCCAAATCTGAATCCCCCATTACTCATCATATCTCCTCAGAACAATACCAACAGCAGCGacaccaacaacaacaacaacaacaacaacaacaacaacaacaacaacaacaacaacaacaacaacaacaagctCACATCAACAATGAATATATTAACGATGATGAGCAATATCCAGAAAGGATTATTGACAGTAGAACATATCCGATGCTTGTCAAGGAGACAAACGCGGGAGCAAACGCGATACATGATgatcttcaacaatttttgtCTGGTACATTAATGGAGAACGAAGACAACAGCAAATTAATGTTCAGCGGACGTGCCGAAAATCCTGTTGATTTATTACTTGATTTCGAAGAGTAG
- the NTO1 gene encoding Nto1p (similar to uniprot|Q12311 Saccharomyces cerevisiae YPR031W NTO1 Component of the histone acetyltransferase complex), protein MQTQEDGVRLREEVSFKHFYPDLDVNDLVLFGKNNHDELNDRHRHDEEEVYPDDNLREHLKSWKQLIVNDSITIEMLGPQIKNAEFKRCKIRISQLNPHGKVNKQLVKYGYRSHADRTCGLDQKSYCKKTDLLMKHSNEFFADVSPYQVNFKVEYDMDEQDDLFLRHLNTALTNSKHKLSHEVFEIVITILENEAFHLEKKIPPRVSPSATNNTHESHAAWKHHELYGSDDGTGYPMDQPCAVCGGIECDNSNAIVFCDGCDIAVHQECYGVVFIPEGQWLCRRCMISKNRKLECLFCPSTTGAFKQTDNGSWGHVLCGIWIPELYFGNLHYMEPIGGIENIPKSRWKLTCYICKQEVGACIQCSNKNCFAAYHTTCAKRAGLYMNFNGCTVQEAASKNFSTGAFLESFCHKHSPNGWSSCEDGIRKTRDYFNHINHHKVLQDSAVEENKQSAKKTIKNKWKTSRGTLIAPQAFADITMRVLNRFHVPNSEQISLDICKYWTMKRELKRGAPLVRKFSPSSLNTLDTEELNDRIVFSEVLLRDLNSLEGLASSLVAKQECNVERVRNQRIINDIAFHPIRYILKDVVWNNLTKTLSFKSFADLESSSNFKVIPYISSRLENDEYLSVQEFKDEFVGNIVKITSNERSPRSLVIMGSKLINDLNKLLSKIDELDVHTLLHDDFDIDERTHQVEEVNWKGRKILAREGLADVEDLSIKQERQLKGLLRD, encoded by the coding sequence ATGCAAACTCAAGAGGACGGCGTTAGGCTTCGAGAAGAAGTTAGTTTTAAGCATTTCTATCCGGATTTAGACGTAAATGACCTTGTCCTTTTTGGGAAAAATAATCATGATGAGTTGAATGATCGTCATCGCcacgatgaagaagaagtgTATCCTGACGATAATTTGCGAGAACATTTGAAGTCATGGAAACAATTGATCGTAAACGATAGCATAACAATCGAAATGCTAGGACCTCAAATCAAGAACGCAGAGTTCAAGCGCTGTAAGATTCGGATATCACAGCTAAATCCTCATGGCAAGGTTAATAAACAGTTGGTAAAATACGGATACAGATCTCATGCAGATCGTACTTGCGGATTAGATCAAAAGTCATACTGTAAGAAGACTGATCTATTGATGAAGCATAGCAATGAGTTTTTTGCTGATGTTTCGCCATACCAGGTTAATTTTAAGGTAGAGTATGATATGGATGAGCAAGATGACTTATTCCTTCGGCACTTAAATACGGCACTGACAAATTCTAAGCATAAGTTATCACACGAAGTTTTCGAAATAGTTATTACGATATTAGAGAACGAAGCTTTCCAtttagagaagaaaattccACCAAGAGTATCACCTAGTGCTACTAATAATACGCATGAATCTCATGCTGCCTGGAAGCATCATGAGTTATACGGATCAGACGACGGTACTGGATACCCAATGGATCAACCGTGTGCAGTATGTGGAGGCATAGAATGTGATAATTCGAATGCGATAGTATTTTGCGATGGTTGCGATATCGCCGTACATCAGGAATGCTATGGTGTAGTTTTCATTCCAGAAGGTCAGTGGCTTTGCCGAAGATGCATGATATCCAAAAATAGAAAGCTCGAGTGTCTCTTTTGTCCCAGTACCACTGGAGCTTTCAAACAAACGGATAACGGATCGTGGGGCCATGTGTTATGTGGAATTTGGATACCAGAGCTTTATTTCGGAAATCTACACTATATGGAGCCGATTGGAGGAATAGAGAATATCCCGAAAAGTCGATGGAAGCTCACATGTTATATTTGCAAACAAGAGGTCGGTGCTTGCATCCAATGCTCGAATAAGAACTGTTTTGCAGCGTATCACACTACGTGCGCTAAAAGAGCTGGATTATACATGAACTTCAATGGATGTACAGTTCAAGAGGCTGCCTCAAAAAACTTTTCCACAGGTGCTTTCCTGGAAAGTTTTTGTCACAAACATTCTCCTAACGGCTGGAGTAGCTGTGAAGACGGAATTCGTAAAACTAGGGATTATTTTAATCACATTAATCATCACAAGGTGCTACAAGACAGTGCCGTGGAAGAAAACAAGCAATCTGCCAAGAAAACCATTAAGAATAAATGGAAAACCAGTAGGGGAACTTTAATTGCACCTCAAGCCTTCGCAGATATTACAATGAGAGTTTTAAACAGATTTCATGTTCCAAATTCCGAGCAAATTTCGTTGGATATATGCAAGTACTGGACAATGAAAAGAGAACTCAAAAGAGGCGCTCCTTTGGTAAGAAAGTTCAGCccatcttctttgaatacTCTAGATACCGAAGAGCTAAATGACAGAATCGTATTCTCAGAAGTTCTTTTGAGAGACCTCAATTCATTGGAAGGTCTTGCATCATCTTTGGTGGCTAAACAAGAATGTAATGTTGAAAGGGTAAGAAACCAAAGGATCATAAACGACATTGCGTTCCATCCGATAAGGTATATATTGAAGGATGTTGTGTGGAACAATCTCACAAAGACTTTATCTTTTAAATCTTTTGCAGACCTCgaatcatcttcaaatttcaaggTCATACCTTACATTAGCTCCAGGcttgaaaatgatgaatacTTATCTGTCCAAGAATTCAAGGATGAATTTGTTGGAAATATAGTGAAAATAACATCCAATGAGAGGTCACCGAGATCACTGGTAATAATGGGATCTAAGCTCATCAACGATCTTAACAAACTTTTATCTAAGATTGATGAGTTAGATGTACATACTTTATTACATGACGATTTCGATATAGATGAGAGAACACATCAAGTAGAAGAGGTTAATTGGAAGGGCCGGAAAATACTTGCACGCGAAGGACTAgctgatgttgaagatttaTCGATCAAACAGGAAAGACAATTGAAAGGACTACTACGTGACTGA
- the APL4 gene encoding AP-1 complex subunit gamma (similar to uniprot|Q12028 Saccharomyces cerevisiae YPR029C APL4 Gamma-adaptin large subunit of the clathrin-associated protein (AP) complex) — MGSLRTFIKEVRAAKTLAEERSIVTKESARIRTKLKDDHISLERRRKYINKLLYLYILGEKTHFAQVECINLIASEDFADKRVGYLAAVLLLDENQELLTLLTNLLNNDLNHPSRYVVSLAINALGALTSPELARDLYTDIKNILEHSRDSFLIKKALACSGKLIARDPSLLEIFAPYANKMLSSKESTSHGVLIGTNKLIQAIIINTKSYEFDNLPEIIDKLSSLIPDLLGKLHHLNLGSSNPEYNVGGCLDPFLQVELMTTLRLFLQYFPEQTKPYKNNYLDTLTRVATYTPTTSNSCTSVLYEAVRTIFSFQAERSLRVLGVNVLGNLVADKDYNTKYVSLNALLDVVSVEPQAVQRHRKFISRCIFDSDISIKKRALEMTFAILNQTNMRELIAEILTFLEKAGENDKGLILYCVDQLIMVFDLQDEIDDSWKLDVIVKILKFVGQYISVEKTTDALIMINNNSNLEHKKQVVSNIINVALDNDSSQVSDENLAWRVVSIWCIGEYADLILGNGRCTETNLTGYLYESDSLYCDNPMVTSYVLLAALKLSVKIDTKVLSNRLRQLIKGHTENTNVMIQTKAVQYGILFNESTSVKAALLEPMPIFHKKVSETAALRTFSQKVPAPAIKKVKKKENDLLLDLLGDLSTPETTAPTKPSNDLLSNLSNTPAPQSSNQNGSTLSSSFQQRIEIPPNSINIHSSDIVEVYGKVESSIPGCTEIDLFLKAKTNINTLQILIAVPKSQKAEFGSLSSHKVATGEVAKQGLKILGSGKIKLRVKLNINSTEDQFDYKFENIPH, encoded by the coding sequence ATGGGTTCATTGAGGACTTTCATTAAGGAAGTCAGGGCCGCGAAAACGTTGGCTGAAGAAAGGTCAATCGTTACCAAGGAATCAGCAAGGATCAGGACCAAGTTGAAGGATGATCATATTTCACTGGAAAGGAGAAGGAAGTACATTAACAAGCTGTTATATTTGTATATCTTGGGAGAAAAGACACATTTTGCCCAGGTAGAGTGTATAAACTTAATTGCTTCTGAAGACTTCGCCGATAAGAGAGTTGGATATCTTGCTGCAGTTTTGTTATTGGATGAGAATCAGGAATTGTTGACTCTTTTGaccaatcttttgaataacGATTTGAATCATCCATCGAGATATGTGGTTTCGTTAGCAATCAACGCATTGGGCGCTTTGACTTCTCCAGAGTTGGCTCGTGATTTGTATACCGATATCAAAAATATTCTAGAGCATTCCAGGGACAGTTTTCTGATCAAAAAGGCGTTGGCATGCTCTGGAAAACTTATTGCGAGGGATCCATCccttttggaaattttcGCTCCTTACGCTAACAAGATGCTTTCGAGTAAAGAATCTACTAGCCATGGTGTTCTAATTGGTACCAACAAATTGATCCAGGcaatcatcatcaatacCAAATCGTACGAATTTGATAATCTACCAGAGATCATTGATAAACTATCCTCCTTGATACCTGATCTCTTAGGAAAACTACACCATTTGAATTTAGGATCGTCCAACCCAGAATATAACGTTGGCGGTTGTCTCGATCCATTTTTACAAGTCGAACTCATGACTACATTACGTTTGTTCTTGCAGTACTTCCCTGAGCAAACTAAGCCTTACAAGAATAACTACTTGGATACATTGACCCGAGTTGCAACTTACACTCCAACTACTTCGAATAGTTGTACTTCAGTCTTATACGAGGCAGTGCGCactattttttcattccaAGCAGAGCGCTCCTTGAGAGTACTAGGTGTCAACGTGTTGGGTAATCTAGTTGCAGACAAGGATTACAACACAAAATATGTTTCATTAAACGCATTGTTAGATGTTGTTTCGGTAGAGCCACAGGCGGTCCAAAGGCATAGAAAGTTTATCTCACGTTGTATCTttgattctgatatttcaatcAAAAAGAGGGCTCTTGAGATGACGTTCGCAATTTTAAACCAAACAAATATGAGGGAATTGATCGCAGAGATTCTTACGTTCTTAGAAAAAGCAGGAGAAAACGATAAAGGACTAATATTGTACTGTGTAGATCAACTTATAATGGTTTTCGATCTTCAAGATGAAATAGATGATTCCTGGAAACTGGATGTCATAGttaaaatattgaaatttgtTGGCCAATATATTTCAGTTGAGAAGACTACTGATGCATTAATTATGATTAACAATAATTCGAACCTGGAACATAAGAAGCAAGTGGTTTCTAACATTATCAACGTAGCATTGGATAATGACTCTAGCCAAGTCTCAGACGAAAATTTAGCATGGAGAGTTGTCTCGATTTGGTGCATCGGTGAATACGCTGATCTGATTTTAGGTAATGGCAGATGCACAGAAACAAATTTAACAGGTTACTTATATGAATCCGATAGCTTGTACTGTGATAACCCTATGGTAACAAGCTATGTTTTGCTGGCTGCTTTGAAGCTATCTGTAAAGATTGATACAAAAGTGCTATCCAATAGATTGAGGCAGTTAATTAAAGGCCACACGGAAAACACCAACGTCATGATTCAAACAAAGGCTGTCCAGTATGGAATATTATTCAATGAGTCTACAAGTGTTAAAGCTGCGTTACTTGAACCAATGCCCATTTTCCATAAAAAGGTCTCAGAGACTGCTGCATTAAGAACCTTCTCTCAGAAAGTACCTGCACCAGCTATtaagaaagtgaaaaagaaggaaaatgatcttcttctagATTTACTAGGAGATCTCTCTACTCCAGAAACTACTGCGCCTACAAAACCTTCTAATGATCTATTATCTAACTTGAGCAATACTCCAGCACCCCaatcatcaaatcaaaatgggtcaactttatcatcatccttCCAACAACGCATAGAAATACCACCAAACTCTATCAATATCCACTCATCTgatattgttgaagtttATGGTAAAGTAGAATCGTCAATCCCCGGTTGTACTGAAATAGACCTATTCTTGAAAGCTAAAACGAATATTAATACCTTACAGATCCTAATCGCTGTTCCTAAATCACAGAAGGCAGAATTCGGATCTCTGTCAAGCCACAAGGTAGCTACAGGTGAAGTAGCTAAGCAGGGTCTTAAAATTCTAGGATCTGGGAAAATCAAGCTAAGGgtcaaattgaatatcaacTCCACCGAGGATCAATTCGATTataaatttgaaaacatcCCCCATTAA